One window from the genome of Hemiscyllium ocellatum isolate sHemOce1 chromosome 28, sHemOce1.pat.X.cur, whole genome shotgun sequence encodes:
- the LOC132828983 gene encoding WAP, Kazal, immunoglobulin, Kunitz and NTR domain-containing protein 1-like, whose translation MLAFLHRCAYFLKCCQRGLGLLSEREAKAGWFQSRTLVMVLGLLRLTAGASLTRGKLSYPGACPNQLNPNLWVDAQSTCERECNIDEDCQSFEKCCTNVCGLKSCVAARFADGSLASLDLPKEATCERIVCTQQGSECDIWDGQPICKCKDRCEKEPNFTCASDGLTYYNKCYMDAEACIRGISLTVVTCRYHITWPNTSPQPLETTVNPTSTTSLEDSIPPALYTNPFHQSVYIGGTVSFHCDVSGRPRPDITWEKQSDYLENTIMRPDQMYANVVVTNIGQLVIYNTQQEDAGIYTCTARNAAGLLRADFPLSVIRREHSGESTARKIQPLPSGECFKDPDKRECGRQYVRWFYDHKKGRCSTFLFGGCEGSKNQFETYEECRLACINESVNICTFPAVQGPCKMWEARWAYNSLMKQCHAFVYGGCEGNKNNFESKEVCEETCPFPKSQQCKVCRPRHKIVPSFCRSDYAIVGRVTEIVEEQDSGVARFTLDEVLKDEKMGLKFFDFKHLEVIMINMDWNCPCPNINLTDGPLLIMGDVYDGMAVLDAESYVRTVTDKRIKKMYEIIEKKTCELLHRFQD comes from the exons ATGCTGGCGTTTTTGCACAGATGTGCCTACTTCTTAAAGTGCTGCCAGAGAGGATTGGGACTGCTGTCTGAAAGAGAAGCCAAGGCAGGCTGGTTCCAGTCCAGGACACTGGTGATGGTGCTAGGGTTGCTGAGACTGACTGCAGGCGCCAGTCTAACCCGCGGAAAGCTCTCTTACCCCGGCGCCTGTCCAAATCAACTGAACCCCAACTTGTGGGTCGATGCTCAAAGCACCTGCGAGAGGGAATGCAACATCGATGag GATTGCCAGAGCTTTGAGAAGTGCTGTACGAATGTGTGTGGCCTGAAGAGCTGTGTGGCAGCGAGGTTTGCAGATGGCAGCTTAGCGTCCTTGGACTTACCCAAAGAGGCGACGTGTGAGAGGATTGTGTGCACGCAGCAGGGCTCGGAGTGTGATATCTGGGATGGACAGCCCATCTGTAAGTGCAAGGACAGGTGTGAGAAGGAGCCCAATTTCACCTGTGCCTCCGATGGCCTGACCTACTATAATAAATGTTACATGGATGCAGAGGCATGCATCAGGGGCATCAGCTTGACAGTGGTGACTTGTCGGTATCACATCACGTGGCCCAACACCAGCCCCCAGCCTTTAGAAACCACGGTGAACCCAACGTCAACCACCTCCTTGGAAGACTCCATCCCTCCAGCTCTCTACACCAACCCCTTCCACCAGTCCGTCTATATCGGAGGCACGGTGAGCTTTCACTGCGATGTCAGTGGGCGTCCAAGGCCGGACATCACCTGGGAGAAGCAGAGTGATTACCTGGAAAACACCATCATgagacctgatcaaatgtacgcCAATGTAGTGGTCACCAATATTGGCCAACTGGTTATTTACAACACCCAGCAGGAGGATGCCGGTATCTATACATGCACCGCAAGGAACGCAGCTGGCCTCCTGAGAGCAGACTTCCCATTGTCAGTCATCAGACGGGAACATTCTGGAGAGAGCACTGCCAGGAAAATCCAGCCTTTACCATCTGGAGAGTGCTTCAAAGATCCAGACAAGAGGGAATGTGGCCGTCAATATGTCAGGTGGTTCTATGACCACAAGAAGGGCAGGTGCTCCACATTCCTGTTTGGAGGCTGTGAGGGGAGCAAGAACCAGTTTGAGACCTACGAAGAGTGCCGATTGGCTTGTATCAACGAGTCAGTCAATATCTGCACCTTTCCTGCTGTGCAGGGTCCTTGCAAGATGTGGGAGGCTCGGTGGGCCTACAACTCGCTGATGAAGCAGTGCCACGCTTTCGTCTACGGTGGCTGCGAGGGCAACAAGAATAACTTTGAGAGCAAGGAAGTGTGTGAGGAGACCTGCCCGTTCCCGAAAAGCCAGCAGTGCAAAGTGTGCAGACCCCGTCACAAGATCGTGCCCAGCTTCTGCAGAAGTGACTACGCCATTGTGGGCAGGGTGACGGAGATTGTCGAGGAACAGGACTCTGGAGTTGCCAGATTTACACTGGACGAGGTGCTCAAGGACGAGAAAATGGGACTGAAGTTTTTTGATTTCAAACATTTGGAAGTGATAATGATCAACATGGACTGGAACTGTCCTTGTCCAAACATTAACCTGACAGATGGACCCCTCCTTATAATGGGTGATGTCTATGATGGAATGGCTGTGCTGGATGCTGAGAGCTATGTGCGGACTGTAACTGACAAACGCATTAAAAAGATGTACGAAATCATTGAGAAAAAGACCTGCGAACTCCTACACCGCTTCCAAGACTGA